In the genome of Desulfovibrio desulfuricans, one region contains:
- a CDS encoding tetratricopeptide repeat protein yields MFLRWGAACCRAHLVSAWRTALVCCLSGALALPHGLALAAADSVFVHGTGAASTATPAGQANPGFAAPALAPGVQTPTVQTPTVQTPGVQVPTAPAAQQISPLTMPGVPAPAQTAQPKTAPVQGAAATPAPAQPSQPGQPVQPSAEAPKKPEAPAKEKNAKSRKDKKSKKGRKVDAEQQEKTAPASEAPVPMPSAAAPQKQVPPTQAEEAAMAYAKGDYATAESIWRKHAEAGDGQAMNNLGVLYDLGQGVEPDLGRALHWFAESAKTGHPSGMSNYGRMLEQGRGIEANPEEAARWFDLAARQGQPEAQYNLGMLYELGRGVPQDYKAAAAWYSRAAAQQQTEALFRLGHFYRIGQGVTKNPARAVLLLYAAAMNGDTNAMKDLEDMARAEPSRPDAVLFGQRLDNTDRTSMRAALQQYGATATREDNAYICDLYDASKVAPGARQMAICYGPGDPAPLGFLELDYAAPDNRVEGLILKMVTDRFGTPSAGEGEDAHLWNLGSVVVATRYEPTRGQLSLMYMVPRVYHLTRQR; encoded by the coding sequence ATGTTTCTTCGATGGGGCGCGGCCTGCTGCCGCGCCCATCTTGTTTCAGCATGGCGGACCGCGCTTGTGTGCTGCCTGTCTGGCGCGCTGGCGCTGCCCCATGGGCTGGCTCTTGCGGCGGCGGATTCCGTATTTGTACACGGCACCGGCGCGGCCAGTACAGCCACGCCTGCAGGACAGGCAAACCCCGGGTTTGCCGCCCCCGCGCTCGCACCCGGCGTGCAGACACCGACCGTGCAGACTCCGACGGTGCAAACGCCTGGCGTGCAGGTTCCCACTGCGCCTGCAGCGCAGCAGATCAGCCCGCTGACCATGCCGGGCGTGCCCGCACCAGCGCAAACGGCCCAGCCGAAGACCGCGCCTGTTCAGGGCGCCGCGGCAACCCCGGCCCCGGCCCAGCCCTCGCAGCCGGGTCAGCCGGTGCAACCATCCGCCGAAGCGCCCAAAAAGCCGGAAGCTCCCGCCAAGGAAAAAAACGCCAAAAGCCGCAAGGATAAAAAATCAAAAAAAGGCCGTAAGGTAGACGCCGAACAGCAGGAAAAAACCGCTCCCGCCAGTGAAGCGCCTGTGCCCATGCCCTCGGCTGCCGCCCCGCAAAAGCAGGTTCCGCCCACGCAGGCGGAGGAGGCCGCCATGGCCTACGCCAAGGGCGACTACGCCACGGCCGAGAGCATCTGGCGCAAGCATGCGGAGGCAGGCGACGGGCAGGCCATGAACAACCTTGGCGTGCTGTACGATCTGGGGCAGGGGGTGGAGCCAGACCTGGGCCGCGCCCTGCACTGGTTTGCGGAGTCGGCCAAAACCGGCCATCCTTCGGGCATGAGCAACTACGGGCGGATGCTCGAGCAGGGGCGCGGCATAGAGGCCAACCCCGAGGAGGCCGCCCGCTGGTTTGACCTGGCTGCCCGTCAGGGTCAGCCCGAGGCCCAGTACAACCTGGGCATGCTGTACGAGCTTGGCCGGGGCGTGCCGCAAGATTACAAGGCGGCAGCTGCATGGTACAGCCGTGCGGCGGCCCAGCAGCAGACCGAGGCCCTGTTTCGCCTTGGGCATTTTTACCGCATCGGGCAGGGCGTGACCAAAAACCCGGCGCGCGCGGTGCTGCTGCTCTATGCGGCGGCTATGAACGGCGACACCAACGCCATGAAGGATCTGGAAGACATGGCCCGCGCCGAACCCTCCCGCCCCGACGCGGTGCTCTTCGGCCAGCGGCTCGACAATACCGACAGAACTTCCATGCGCGCGGCCCTGCAGCAATACGGGGCCACCGCCACCCGCGAGGACAACGCCTACATCTGCGACCTCTACGACGCGTCCAAGGTCGCCCCCGGCGCGCGCCAGATGGCCATTTGCTACGGACCGGGCGACCCGGCCCCGCTGGGATTTCTTGAACTGGATTACGCCGCGCCCGACAACAGGGTCGAGGGCCTGATTCTCAAGATGGTCACAGACCGGTTTGGCACGCCTTCCGCCGGGGAGGGCGAGGACGCGCACCTGTGGAACCTCGGTTCGGTGGTGGTGGCCACACGCTATGAGCCAACGCGCGGGCAGCTCAGCCTCATGTACATGGTGCCCCGCGTGTACCACCTGACGCGCCAACGCTAG
- a CDS encoding LysR family transcriptional regulator, which yields MTLKQLQVFLAVARYQNLGQAAEALFLTKGAVSQALQELERHLGVRLFDRVHPHLRLNHEGAQLWPLADEMLQRGEAIERLFQAGGACFLNVGASKTIGNYLLPQLLHDFERRYGWLPRAQIANTGRLLELAEAYALDVVLLEGEQHRPQMAAEEWLQDEMAVVACRGHALADGVAHAPAELAGQRWILREPNSGTRAYFEHTLGALIAPYSVALSLSSTEAVLGTVERGLGITFASRLVAELPGFSSRFSIIRLTQSFSRTFSLCWHKAKYHSASMDSFIRFCREWSPTNQ from the coding sequence ATGACGCTTAAACAGCTGCAGGTTTTTTTGGCCGTGGCCCGGTATCAGAATCTCGGGCAGGCCGCCGAGGCCCTGTTTCTCACCAAGGGGGCGGTTTCGCAGGCATTGCAGGAGCTTGAGCGGCATCTTGGCGTGCGGCTGTTCGACCGGGTGCACCCGCATTTGCGGCTGAACCACGAGGGCGCGCAGCTATGGCCGCTGGCGGACGAAATGCTGCAGCGCGGAGAGGCCATCGAGCGCCTGTTTCAGGCAGGCGGAGCCTGCTTTTTGAACGTGGGGGCCAGCAAGACCATTGGCAACTATCTGCTGCCCCAGCTGCTGCACGATTTTGAGCGACGGTACGGCTGGCTGCCCAGGGCGCAGATCGCCAATACCGGCCGCCTGCTTGAACTGGCGGAAGCGTATGCACTGGACGTGGTGTTGCTTGAGGGCGAGCAGCACAGACCCCAGATGGCGGCGGAGGAGTGGTTGCAGGACGAGATGGCCGTGGTGGCATGCAGGGGGCATGCCCTGGCCGACGGGGTTGCACATGCCCCTGCGGAGCTGGCCGGGCAGCGCTGGATACTGCGCGAGCCCAATTCCGGCACGCGGGCGTATTTTGAGCATACCCTGGGGGCGCTCATTGCGCCCTACAGCGTGGCCCTGAGCCTCAGCTCCACCGAGGCGGTGCTTGGCACGGTCGAGCGCGGGCTTGGCATTACCTTTGCCTCGCGGCTCGTAGCCGAGCTGCCGGGCTTCAGCAGCAGGTTTTCCATTATCCGGTTGACGCAGTCGTTTTCGCGCACGTTTTCACTCTGCTGGCACAAAGCCAAATACCATTCCGCCAGCATGGACAGTTTTATCCGTTTTTGCCGCGAATGGTCGCCGACCAACCAGTAG
- a CDS encoding TDT family transporter has product MLQSIRSFFRAVPTPLAGLALGIASLGMGLEKSLPLHNLGQVLGALTSMTLTLLLAGKFAFNPGLLVEELRHPVLGSILPTTAMALMLQSKSLSIVDARAAQYLWLFAVALHLCLLLAFVRFRIGQFRLHQMVPSWFVPFVGISVAAMTVPGPAYYSLAYGLMLFGMVSYAALLPVMWYRLIFASQIDDAFKPTIAILAAPASLSLVAYLSLEPAPSLLLCSLLLGIAVLMTSIIYVAFFKLLRLPFSPGFAAYTFPMAVGASALYKVSDLLAAYPAALEYSLQLKFFAVLEMIVATLVVAYVCCRYLIFYVRAWDTLSRAQKAARIHVASARTARAAHV; this is encoded by the coding sequence ATGTTGCAGAGTATTCGCAGTTTTTTCCGCGCGGTTCCCACGCCGCTTGCCGGTCTGGCCCTTGGCATCGCCAGCCTGGGCATGGGGCTTGAAAAAAGCCTGCCCCTGCACAACCTTGGCCAGGTGCTCGGAGCGCTTACCTCCATGACGCTGACCCTGCTGCTTGCGGGCAAATTTGCCTTCAACCCCGGCCTGCTGGTTGAGGAACTGCGCCACCCGGTGCTGGGCAGCATTTTGCCCACCACCGCCATGGCGCTTATGCTGCAATCCAAAAGCCTGAGCATTGTCGACGCGCGGGCGGCCCAGTACCTTTGGCTGTTTGCCGTAGCCCTGCATCTCTGCCTGCTGCTGGCTTTTGTACGCTTCAGGATCGGGCAGTTTCGCCTGCACCAGATGGTGCCCAGCTGGTTTGTGCCATTTGTGGGCATAAGCGTTGCGGCCATGACCGTTCCCGGCCCGGCATATTACAGCCTGGCTTACGGCCTGATGCTTTTTGGCATGGTCAGCTACGCCGCCCTGCTGCCCGTTATGTGGTACCGGCTCATTTTTGCCAGCCAAATCGACGACGCGTTCAAACCGACCATCGCCATCCTCGCCGCGCCCGCCAGCCTCTCGCTGGTGGCCTACCTGAGCCTCGAGCCTGCGCCTTCGCTGCTTTTGTGCAGCCTGCTGCTTGGCATTGCCGTGCTGATGACCAGCATTATCTACGTGGCTTTTTTCAAGCTGCTGCGGCTGCCTTTCAGCCCCGGGTTTGCGGCCTACACCTTTCCCATGGCCGTGGGGGCCAGCGCCCTGTACAAGGTATCGGATCTGCTGGCGGCCTACCCGGCTGCCCTCGAATACAGCCTGCAGCTCAAGTTTTTTGCCGTGCTTGAGATGATTGTGGCCACCCTCGTGGTTGCCTATGTGTGCTGCCGCTACCTGATTTTTTATGTGCGGGCGTGGGATACGCTTTCGCGCGCACAGAAGGCCGCGCGCATTCATGTTGCTTCAGCCCGCACCGCGAGGGCCGCGCACGTCTGA
- a CDS encoding sulfite exporter TauE/SafE family protein, translated as MLVFAAMLLLGTLLGFVGAGGAGVMITMLSVGFDIPMHVALGTSLAAMVFTSLSGSISHFREGNVNRRLGLLMGAFGAVGAFWGAHVSSSLSSATLKPLTGVVLMVSALLIYLRVFHPQHPMFSMRCSNTKGARFWLLTVIVGMFNGLVSGACGVGATPFIQLTLLIIFNVPLYQTVGTTMLVILPIAALGSLGFLAAGHLDLTLFVQVLAGQIIGAYVGAKFTRMAPQLLLKSCMVLLPALGGIILLLAR; from the coding sequence ATGCTTGTTTTTGCCGCCATGCTTTTGTTGGGAACGCTGCTGGGCTTTGTGGGCGCGGGCGGCGCAGGGGTTATGATCACCATGCTCAGCGTGGGTTTTGACATTCCCATGCATGTGGCGCTGGGCACCTCGCTGGCGGCCATGGTTTTTACATCGCTTTCCGGCTCCATAAGCCACTTTCGCGAGGGCAACGTCAACCGCCGCCTGGGCCTGCTCATGGGCGCTTTTGGCGCTGTGGGGGCCTTTTGGGGCGCACACGTCTCGTCATCCCTGTCCTCCGCCACGCTCAAACCGCTCACCGGCGTTGTGCTGATGGTTTCGGCCCTGCTCATCTATCTGCGCGTTTTTCATCCCCAGCACCCGATGTTCAGCATGCGCTGCAGCAACACCAAGGGCGCACGCTTCTGGCTGCTCACGGTCATAGTGGGCATGTTCAACGGTCTTGTTTCCGGGGCCTGCGGCGTGGGGGCCACGCCCTTTATCCAGCTGACGCTGCTGATCATCTTTAATGTGCCGCTCTACCAGACGGTGGGAACCACCATGCTGGTCATCCTGCCCATAGCGGCGCTGGGCAGCCTGGGATTTCTGGCGGCTGGGCACCTTGACCTTACGCTGTTTGTGCAGGTGCTGGCCGGGCAGATCATCGGCGCGTACGTTGGGGCCAAGTTTACCCGCATGGCTCCGCAGCTGCTGCTCAAAAGCTGCATGGTGTTGCTGCCCGCGCTGGGCGGCATAATCCTGCTGCTGGCCCGATAA